A genomic stretch from Aerococcaceae bacterium zg-1292 includes:
- a CDS encoding ATP-binding cassette domain-containing protein translates to MTQASIELKNVTKQFKRQTGEKVIGLNNINLVIQPGEVIGVIGTNGAGKSTLMNCLTGQLPIDSGEILLGGISIKKLKAKEIAKRIGRVFQDPRMGTAPRMTVFENLMLAQKRGESRGFNVSLNKENYQAMINQLVAFKLDLEKRLDVPMENLSGGQRQAVSLIMATLQQPQLLLLDEHTAALDPRTAKQVMAMTQYMIETYQLTTLMITHHLQDAITYCDRVIVMHRGTISRVYQQDELKQLTPGDLYQTLENLVIEEAAGVDES, encoded by the coding sequence ATGACTCAGGCATCGATTGAATTAAAAAATGTAACCAAGCAATTTAAGCGTCAAACGGGAGAAAAAGTAATCGGTTTAAATAATATTAATTTGGTGATTCAACCCGGTGAAGTGATTGGAGTGATTGGGACGAATGGTGCAGGAAAGTCTACCTTGATGAACTGTTTGACCGGGCAATTACCTATTGATAGTGGCGAAATTTTACTCGGCGGAATTTCTATTAAAAAATTAAAAGCCAAAGAAATCGCTAAGCGTATTGGACGTGTGTTTCAAGATCCACGGATGGGGACAGCTCCTCGGATGACAGTGTTTGAAAACTTGATGCTGGCGCAAAAACGAGGCGAGTCGCGTGGTTTTAACGTTTCGTTAAATAAAGAAAATTATCAAGCAATGATAAATCAATTGGTAGCGTTTAAGTTAGATTTGGAAAAACGTTTAGATGTGCCGATGGAAAATTTGTCAGGTGGGCAACGCCAGGCGGTATCGTTAATTATGGCGACCTTGCAACAACCACAATTATTATTATTGGACGAACATACTGCTGCACTCGATCCGCGTACTGCTAAACAAGTGATGGCGATGACGCAATATATGATTGAAACCTATCAACTGACGACGTTGATGATAACACATCACTTGCAAGATGCGATTACATATTGTGACCGAGTCATTGTCATGCATCGTGGGACGATTAGCCGTGTTTATCAGCAAGACGAATTGAAACAATTAACACCCGGTGATTTATATCAAACATTGGAGAATTTAGTGATTGAAGAAGCTGCTGGTGTGGACGAGTCGTAA